The following nucleotide sequence is from Caldicellulosiruptor saccharolyticus DSM 8903.
CGGGGCTATTTTAAAAGCGTTAGAGGCAGGAAGACCAACTGTAATTGACTTTGTAATTGACAAAGACGAAAAAGCGCTGCCAATTGTCCCACCCGGCGCGCCAATTGATGAGATTATTGATTAGAAAAGACCAATGAATGGAGTGTGATTTTTTACAGCGTTTTTTGTATTAATTATTATAGCGCGGAAATATATCAAAAAATAATAAGGTAGGAGAAGAATGGTAGAATATTATATTACCGGTATTTTTTATCTTTTTGGTTTTGGGAATTATAGATTAATTTGACTTGAAAAAAGTACTTTTAATGAGATAGCAGTATTCTTATTTGTTTTATATTTATTATATTTAAACACAGTAATAACATACAAATACAAAAAAGAATAAATACATTAAAATGTAAAGTTAGAAAATCAAGTTCAAAATAAAAATAAAGATAAGAGGGGCTTTTCACAAAAAATTTGAAAAGCCCCTCTTTTAACTATTAAATATCCAAAAAGATTGTTGTCGATATTATCATTTTAACGATGAATTGATTGCTTACAAAACAAATTAGTTGCATATTTTGGTTTAACCCTCTCGGTAGTTCAATCATGGCAATTTGTTGGCACGAAGAACAAAATATCAAAAAGAGGTTAAGAAATATTGCGAAGAGTATTGTTCTGCGGTAAAAAATATATTCAAAATTTTTTAAAAACTTCTTGCTTTTAATTAAGCTGGTCTTTTTTTGTTATTAAAAAGTTTTTTATTTGGGGTATGTTGAATATCAAGATTCCTGTAAGATAACCAAGTAAATTAATTATAATGTCTAAAATATCAAATACACCCCTTTTTGTTAAAAACTGTAACAATTCAACTACTATAATCCATACTAAAAAAATAAAAATTGTGATTTTTGGTTTATTTTTTATTCTAAAAGAAAGGTAAAAACCAGCTGGCAAATACAAAATGAAGTTTTCAATTATTTGAGATAAACTATAATTAATTATTTCATTTAAATTAAAGTTTATGTAATGTTCTGATCTGCTTATCCGGAAAAAGCTAAGCGAAATAACTAAAACAATATAACTGGTAAATAAAATATCTAACATGAAATAATATAATTTTCCGTTAAATATAAGATGCAAAAGAGAAAACAATAAAATAGCTACAAAAACTCTCAAAAATATAAAGCTAAATGCTTCAATTGAAAAATGTAACCAGATATCATCTAAAACATAATAACATAAAAATATTGACAAAACGAGAGAACATATAACTATAAATGCATTTTTTAAGATTTCTTTAAGTTTCATAATGGTCCCCCTGCTAAAATTTCTAATATTACTTATCGTCATATACAATACCATCAAAATCTACATTATCTTTATAAGTGGACTGGAAGTATATTTTATAAGTTGCGTCAGAAAGCTCAGTAAATGGAAGTGTATAATATGATGTATCATTTGGATGTTATTGTCAATACCTTTTCCCCACTTTTGATAATATTTTTTCCCCACCTGTTTTCAAAAAAAATTTAATTATCATTATTTAACTGATTTGAGTCATTCTTGGAATCATATGTTAAAGCTTTTATAGCACCCTCCCTTTGCTTCATCCTATAACTTTCACCTTTGATAACCACAAAATGACAATGATGTACAAATCTATCTAAAATCGCTGTCGCTAAAACTGGATCATAAAATATCCTCGCCCACTCTTCAAATACTTTGTTTGTGGTTATTATTATCGATCCTCTCTCATATCTCTTTGATATTATCTCATAAAAATCATCTACACTGCTTTGATTAAATTTCCTTAAGCCCAGCTCATCTATTATTAACAAATCCACATTAACATAGTTTTTTAGCTTTTGTTGATACGAATTATCCGCTCTTGAAATATACAACTCTTCTAACATCTCATTTGCTGTGGTAAACAAAACTCTATATCCAAGTGCTACAGCTTTAAGTCCTATCGCTATTGCAAGATGTGTCTTCCCTGTCCCTGGCGGTCCTATGAAGGCCACATTCTCCCTTTTTCGGACAAATTCACAGGTCGCCAAATTGTATATAAACCTTTTATTAATTGAAGGCTGATAATTAAAATTGTATTCTTCTAACGTCTTGTGCCATGGAAACTTCGCTTTGCTTATCCTCTTTTGATTACTGTTTATTCTCCTGTTACTCACTTCATCATTTATCAATATCTCAAAAAACTCTTGATATGAAAAGTTATTCTTAATAGCTTCCTCTACTCTTAAATCAAAACTTTTTATTATCCCGGATAATTTCAAATCCTTTAACTTCCCCAACAAAAGATCATTCATCTTTGCAATTCTCCTATCTCAAGCAATTTGTCATATTCCCTGATATCCCTGTAAAGCTCTGTTCTTTCCTCATTAATATAGCTCTCATCTTCATACTCAGGTAAATCGCTTATCCCTTTTTCACATATATTCTTCACAAGCTTGTAACTCAATCCTCTGAATTTTAAAGCCCTCTTACACGCATTGTCTACCATCTTTGATCCATATCTTTCTTTTAATGCTATTATCCCACTTATGCTTCTGTAGTCATACTTCTTAAATCCTTCTTGCTCGGTAAATTCTTCAAAAAACTTCAACGCCCACTCCCCAATTTCTGCCATTTGCTCCCTCTGTCTTGACATTATATCCTCAATTGTTATATTCTTAGACGAGCATTCCTGTAATGAACGAAAATGAGTGAAAATGAAGAGAAATGAGATTTGAAGAGATAAGGTACCTCCTGGTAAAATACAGAATGTAAGTTGTACAACTTACGACAAAACACAACAAAGGAGGTACCCTCTTTGAAGTATACACAAAATGAAAAGATATTACAAGTAACAGAGAGAACTTTAGTTGTAGGAGTAGATATAGCAAAGGAAAGGCATGTAGGCAGAGCATTTGAGACTTGTCAAGAATTTTGTGTTTCCATTTCATAGCGTATATTGTAGAGCTGTAATATATTGTAACTACATTTTTTAAGAATAGGTACTCCGTTTTTCCACTTGCCCCGACGCAAGTTTTCTCTTTGTAAATATATGTTTATCTCTAAAACTTCTACAGATTGAAAATAACCACCGGAGTTTATTCTTATCTTTTCAATCATACTGTTTACGCTTTCTACAGCATTAGTAGTATAAATGTACTTTCTTAAATCTTCAGGATACCTCATATGTGCAAGATAGAACTCTGCTTTTTCGCAAATACCTTTTATGAATCGAGGATATTTTGAGGAGTATTGCTCACAAAGAAGTTTGAACTTTGAAATAGCTTCGTCAAAATCAGCAGAGGAAGTTCTTAGTTTATCAAGCTCTTTGTTGAAAACGGAAGCATCATCTTTTGCCATATGTTTTCTGACATTGCGTTGAAGGTGAACAAAACATAGTTGATGGTCGGCAAGGGGATAAGCGAGTCTAACAGCATCGATAATGCCTGGAAAATCATCGCTTACAACTATTAAGACTTTTTTAAGACCTCTTGTAATTAAGTCGTCAAAGACTCTCATCCAATCGGCTTTGTTTTCTTTGCCGAAGAAAGTGTAGATACCGAAGATATCTTTTTTGCCTTCTAAATCAATGCCAAGCACGACATAGCAAGTAGCTTGTTTAACTTTTGAGTTATCTTTAATTTCGCAATGGTAACCGTCAATGATAAGAGCAAAAGCACTTTCAGGAAGTTCTCTTTGTTTGAAAAGTTGAAGCTCGTTTTTAAGATCGTTTTTGATTTTTTCGATTTCGTCTTCAGAATAAGGCAGATTCATGCTTTTAAGAGTTTGGACAAGAGAACTTTCTGAGTAACCATTGGCGACTAAAGACATGAGCAGGTCAGTGTATGAGCTGTCAACCCTTTTGTAGCGGTCAGGGAGAATGGAAGGTCGAAAGTTACCAGAGCGTGTGCGAGGAACAGAAATTTCAAGGCTGCCAACAGGTGTTGCAAGTTTTCTGCCGTAAAAACCATTGCCTTTATCGTTTTCGTTTTTAGCAAGGTAAACAGTTCTTTCTGATAACATAAAGCAATCGAGCAAGTTTTCCAAAAGCTGTTTTAAAGCTGGGCGAGTAGGATCATCTTTGGAGCAATACATATTTAATACTTGCTCGATAGCCATATTTTTAGCGGTTTCAAAAATTTCATTTTTCTCCATAATCGTGAGCCCCCCTTTGGTGATTATTTCAACACTAATTATACAGTGGACACAATTTTATTTTAACTCCCGAGCATTTGATTTTAGAGGAGTGGAGCTTGGCAAGAGAATAGAGTTTGAGAATAGGAAAGAAGGTATGGAGAAATTTTTGGATTGGGCAAATAAGATAATGAAAGCAAATGGCAAAGACAACATGATAGTAGGGATAGAGCCTACAGGGCATTACTGGCTGTGCTTTGAGCAGTATCTGAGAGAGAATGGCATAAAAGTGGTTTTAGTGAATCCTTTTCACGTGAAGAGGAGCAAGGAGCTTGATGATAATACGCAAACTAAGAGCGATATAAAGGATCCGAAGACGATAGCGATGCTTGTGAAGGATGGAAGATATACAGAGCCAAATATACCCGAGGGTATATATGCTGAGATGAGAGTAGCGATGAACATATATGAAAGGCTTCAAAAACAGCTGAACGTTTTAAAAAATCAAATAATCAACTGGCTCGATATGTATTTTCCAGAGTTTTTAGAAGTATTTTCTGATTGGGAAGGCAAGGTAGCGCTATTGACCCTAAAAGAGATGCCATTGCCTTGTGATGTAGTGGAAAATGAAGTGGAAGGGATTATAGAGTACTGGCGTGACAAAGTAGATAGGCGAGCGGTTAGTCGCAGGAGGGCGATGGATTTAGTAGAGGCTGCCAAAAGGAGTATAGGTAAAAAAGAAGGGAGAAAGCTGGCAAGACAAGAGATAAAATATTTGCTGAGTCAATATGAGCTTTTAAAGAAGCAGATAGAAGAGATAGAAGCCGAGATGGCAGAGCTTTTGAGAGAGGTGCCGAATGGAGAGGAACTGCTTAAAATAAAAGGTGTTGGTGTAAAAACGGCAGTTGGCTTTATTTCGGGAGTTAAAATAAAATTGTGTCCACTGTATAATTAGTGTTGAAATAATCACCAAAGGGGGGCTCACGATTATGGAGAAAAATGAAATTTTTGAAACCGCTAAAAATATGGCTATCGAGCAAGTATTAAATATGTATTGCTCCAAAGATGATCCTACTCGCCCAGCTTTAAAACAGCTTTTGGAAAACTTGCTCGATTGCTTTATGTTATCAGAAAGAACTGTTTACCTTGCTAAAAACGAAAACGATAAAGGCAATGGTTTTTACGGCAGAAAACTTGCAACACCTGTTGGCAGCCTTGAAATTTCTGTTCCTCGCACACGCTCTGGTAACTTTCGACCTTCCATTCTCCCTGACCGCTACAAAAGGGTTGACAGCTCATACACTGACCTGCTCATGTCTTTAGTCGCCAATGGTTACTCAGAAAGTTCTCTTGTCCAAACTCTTAAAAGCATGAATCTGCCTTATTCTGAAGACGAAATCGAAAAAATCAAAAACGATCTTAAAAACGAGCTTCAACTTTTCAAACAAAGAGAACTTCCTGAAAGTGCTTTTGCTCTTATCATTGACGGTTACCATTGCGAAATTAAAGATAACTCAAAAGTTAAACAAGCTACTTGCTATGTCGTGCTTGGCATTGATTTAGAAGGCAAAAAAGATATCTTCGGTATCTACACTTTCTTCGGCAAAGAAAACAAAGCCGATTGGATGAGAGTCTTTGACGACTTAATTACAAGAGGTCTTAAAAAAGTCTTAATAGTTGTAAGCGATGATTTTCCAGGCATTATCGATGCTGTTAGACTCGCTTATCCCCTTGCCGACCATCAACTATGTTTTGTTCACCTTCAACGCAATGTCAGAAAACATATGGCAAAAGATGATGCTTCCGTTTTCAACAAAGAGCTTGATAAACTAAGAACTTCCTCTGCTGATTTTGACGAAGCTATTTCAAAGTTCAAACTTCTTTGTGAGCAATACTCCTCAAAATATCCTCGATTCATAAAAGGTATTTGCGAAAAAGCAGAGTTCTATCTTGCACATATGAGGTATCCTGAAGATTTAAGAAAGTACATTTATACTACTAATGCTGTAGAAAGCGTAAACAGTATGATTGAAAAGATAAGAATAAACTCCGGTGGTTATTTTCAATCTGTAGAAGTTTTAGAGATAAACATATATTTACAAAGAGAAAACTTGCGTCGGGGCAAGTGGAAAAACGGAGTACCTATTCTTAAAAAATGTAGTTACAATATATTACAGCTCTACAATATACGCTATGAAATGGAAACACAAAATTCTTGACAAGTCTCTTTATTTCTGAGGTTGGAGATATAAAGAGGTATGAGGATGCGAGACAGATACAGAAATTGGCGGGACTCAATATAGTTGAGAATAGTTCTGGCAAGTACAAGGGTCAGACGTGTATAAGTAAAAGAGGGCGAGGGAGGCTCAGAAGTAGCTTGTTCAAGGCCATGATTACAATAGTAGCAAAGAATGAAGAATTTAAGCAGCTGCACAGGTATTACACCACGCGAGAGAACAATCCCTTGAAGAAGAAGCAATCATTAATAGCACTGTGTTGTAAATTGATAAGGGTATTTTATGCGATTTTGAAAAAAGGCGTAAAGTATGATGGGAACAAGATGTTGAGCGATATAAAGAGAGAGGCTTTAGCAAGGACAGCGTGAAGTGAAGTGAGAAAAATTGCTTGAACATTCTTAGTTTAAAGCAGGAGAAATAGTTTGAGTGATTCACATCTTGAGGGGGTAAAGAAATTCTTAGCTTTGCGAGGAGATTAAGTCATGTCGAGTAGCAAAGCGCCCCTTTTGGTAGGAGTTCACATCTTAAACAATGTATAAAGAGTAACAAGTGAAGAAAGAAGGATAAAATGATTCTTTATAAAAAGTAAGTAGATTGGAAAATGTGAGCGGGTGGTCAGAGTACATCCCCCATACGGGCGAAGACCCTGCATACGAGCATAACTGACGTCCACGCCATGGTAGATGGGACGAGGGAATTGAGGGCAAGTGAGAAAAGACCCTGAGAGACATGAGAGGGTAAACGCCATGGTTATTGTGGATAAATACCCGCCGTAATATGGTAGAATAACAAGATAAATACAAGATGGAGGCCAATTCTAAGTTGGGCATGGTAGAATAAAGCAATAATAACAATATCAAGAACAAAATTGTTTGTTTCGATAACGAAATTTAAAGAAACCGTGAGATATTTTGAGAAAATCAAAGGTATATTGAGAGAGGGATAGTGTTCTTTGTTGGTTACGTATTTGCCCTTCTCATTGTTTTTGACAATCTGATGAAGGGCTATTTCTTTACCCTCAAAGAACACCCTCAAAAAACTGCCAATCTCAACTACCTCTACTTCACCTCCTGCATACTCATATGGCACTGAATAATAGTTCCCTTTGTATATGAGATGACAGTTAGTAGCTACTTTATGAATTGAACTTCTTGATATGTAATATTCCTCAACAGGAAGAGCTATTAACTTCTCTTTCTCTTCTGAGATGAAAACTTCTTTGGGAACTTTCTTGGTTGTGCCATGTACTCTCACATTTGCTACATTGTCAAGCCAGTTTTTTAAATACTCCCTCGCCTCATCAATATCCTTAAATTCTTCCCCAGAAAAACAATTTTGCTTAACATACTTAATTGCTGATTCTACTTTGCCTTTATCAGTCGGTGTGTATACCCTACATGGCTGAGGTAAAAATCCATAGTGGCTTGCAAAACTTGCATAATCTTTTTGTATTTGCGCCTCATAAAAATCAACATTCAATACACCTGCTTTTAAGTTGTCTATCTTTACAACTTCTACTACCCCACCAAAATACTTAAATGCGTTCTTATGACACTGTATAAATGTTTCAACTGTCTGCTCAAATACTATCTCTGCATACATATATCTTGAATAACTTAAAACCATTGTAAATACCCATGCTTTTTTGAATTTGCCATCAACTTTTATCTTGCCTATATATCCAAAATCAACTTGAGCTTCTTCTGCAGGCAGTGTTGTTAAAACCATGTACACCTTTGAATTTGCTATCTTTTGTTTTACCTTTTGGACATATCTTCTTACATTCGAGTAGCTTCCTTCAAAACCAAATTCCGCTTTCAAGTCTTGATGTATTTTCTTTGCTGAAAGTCCTTTATTAACCTTTACCTCAATGAACTCCCTGTAATTATCTAATACAGAACCTTTTGATTTTCTCTCGACTTCTCCTTTCTGTTCAATGTCATGGATTACTTTTCTAACAGTTTTTCTATCCACGTCTAACAATCTTGCTATTTGACTTTTGTTGTATCCCCGTTTGAAAAGTGTGTAGATTGTTGTGTGCATTGCAACCCCCAACATTTTCTTGTTATCTTCTCCTTCTGTAGTTTTCCCATACTTTCCATTCTACACTACAGAAGGCTTCTTTTTAAGTGGCAGGTGGGGAATTTTTAGTGTCATTTCTGATGATTTTATTTTATCATTAACATTTGGACTAACTTGAATTGTTTGAGCTTTATTACTTACAGCCTTGTATTCCAACCATTCTTTTTTAAGAGGAGTTAATTTCACTTCAGCATATGTCCCAGTATTCCATCGAGTTTATTTAGTTATTCTGTGATAACAATAAAAATCACCTTTTGTAATTGTAAAACTGTCAACAGATTCTTTGCCGACATCAGTAAATCCTGTTCCATGATAAGTGTCTAATTTATTTGATAGTGCAAAGACAATGTTGGTCATTAATGGTAAGCAAAATATTGCAGTTAAAGTAAGAATAATAAGATATACTTGTTTCTTGTTATACATTGGCAATCATGCACCTTTCTATTTTTAGTTATTATAAAAAATTTTTGTTGCTATTATTATATACTCTAATATTGATGAGGTCAACAATATATACCAGTGACCTGGCAACAACGCTGTAAGAATGTATAAATATCTATCTAAGTATATTAAACTAAATCAATACATTGTGTAAAAAATATTATTCTGTTAGGTTATAACAGGAATTTGGAAATAAAATACAGTTTTAATGATAAACCATTTACAATTGAATTTTCAAAATTTCAAATGTGATAAACTAACAAATAATTATAGATTGCTCTATAAAAAATAATTATTTTTATCTTTCAGTTAGGAGAAAGCTAATTTATTATGTTTCAACAACAGAAATGAGTGTTAATAGCAAACGACAAAGTAGTAGAATGGTATTTAATGTAAAGATTTTAAGAAACAAAAAATATTTAAATTAGTTTTTTCAGAAAAAATTAAAACAAGAAAAAACTAATAATACAAAATTAAAAGTTAAATTTGCAACTATTAATAAAATTTTCTGTACATACGGGAAAGATGCAAAAATAGTTAAAAAGTAACCTTATCTTTAACCTATTTTAGTATTTTCTGAGAAAGCCATTACAGAAGATGAAGCAGTGGCTACTTTTGATGTAGTTGTTTCAGATATTGAATATTAATAAAGGGACTTCCATAAGCGATAAGTTTGATATGCTCTACTTTTAGTAAGCAATAAAGAGACAAAACTTTTGATTAAAAGGGAGCATATTTTTTTAGTAAAAGTATTTAAATTAATTTTTAATTTTAAAAATCGAGAAAATCGAAGAGATTTAAAGTTAATTAAAGAAATATGTATTTTTTGCTCAAAATTTAGCTAAAAATTGGCTAAAAAAAAGAAAAAGCGGGATTGACAAGGAGAAAATATATAAGATATGATTTACATAGAAATTCCAAGAAGAGATTTACAGAAGAAATAATTTAAGTATATAATAGTCTTAAAAGAAAATAAAAGAATGAATATATAAAAAAACAAGTTGATTGAAAAAAATAAAAAGAAGATACTATTATATAAGGTACAAGATATAACAGACTGTGCTCAAGAAGGCTTATCAACAATTTGTTTGCAGTGTAGGGGAAATAGATGAGCTAAGAAATGTATGAGATGCAGATAGAGTTTTAAATAGGCAACGTATGATATTTGAAAAAACTTTAGAATAAAAAGATTAGAATTTTTTAAATCTAAGCTCTAACCTTTTATCAACCGGCTGAAAAAGGTTGAGATAAATATCAAAACAAAAAGGAGGAGGAACATTTTATGAAAAAAAATTAAAAAGAATATTTGTTTACTTTTAATTATATGCTCATTATCTATATTATTCAATGTAGTTAATACCGATACGGGTTATGGAGAAGTATACAACCAAACTAAAAATCAGAATAAAACAGAAAAGATTGACGTTTTTTCAATAACAGATATAGATACATTAGATTGTCAAAGGCTTAACATTGTCAAAGAAAAAATACTATCTTTTGATACGGATGAATTTGTACGTTTCATTAACAATTATATAAGACTTCATATGGACAATAAACAAAAAATAAAGGATGATTTAGAAAAAATAGGGGTATACATTGAATTTGCTAACAATGAACAAAACATATCTATCCAAAAAATAGAAGCTTATGAAATGGAGCATGAAATTGCCATAGCAAGAAGAGCAGGTTCACAACTCTATTATGTTAGTTATATGTTTAAATTTAACAAAAAAGAGACGTGCCCTGGTTCGTATGATGTTTTGGGTCTTTTTTGGGATAGTGACAGATTATCCTATGATAACTACAGTACATCTGAAACAAAATATGTGGATTTAAGAGATAACACTAACAAAAAGAAAGGCACATTGGTATTTAATGTTTTTGATAAAAATATAGAAGTTGGTAAATATTATTATGCAACTGTTGTTCTTGCTCCAAAAGTTGTTGATGGCAATTGGTATGAAGTTGGTGCCAAGTATACTCATACTTTTACAACTACACAGACATCTATTAGTTTATCTAACAAAATTGATTACGGAGGTAGCGGAGTAGTGAGTGGCTCAATTGGTTATACAGTAACAATAAATCAAATAGAGCAGATGTGGGAAAAAGCAGCTGACAATGCTTTCAAATACTAGTAAGGGGGTTATTCGTTAATTGAAAAAAACTTATTTGTGCAATATTTTAGTAATTATTTTTTTAGCGTATTTAATTTTGAGCGTGATTATAGGAGGCTTTTTGTTTAGTAGAATAAAAAAATTGGAAGTGTTTAAAGTCAATTATAATGCAAAAATTATTAATATATTTTTTGTAGAATATTCCCATAAACTCTCTGATGCAAGTGATATTCTGAAATACCTCATCAAAGATGAAGATATAGATTTTTCATATTTAAACGGAAGACTTGAGGAATATTTTCTAAATAATACATTGACGATGTTAATTGCAAAAGAGCCAAACATATTTGAAGATAAGGAAATAGGTAAAATAATTAACTCAAGATATAGATTAATTATCAAAATTGTTGATTTTCTTAAGAAAATTAAGACAAAAATAGTTGACCAAAAAAATAAAGAAAAAATTATTTATATTAAACCTGATATTGAAAAAACAATATTTTTATTAAATGCTTTAAACGAAGATTTGCAGTCATTCAGAAACTCAAAAACCAAAAAAGTATATGAAGAATATGAAAAAGAACTCTTAGAATGTTTAGCAAGAGTTGAGAAAAATATTTCTCAATAACTTTGATGCAGTCATAGAATTAAAGTTAAAAAATGATAATTAGGCTAAGAAGCTTTCTATCTTTCTGAATGAAGGTTTTTATAATATTTTTCAGGTTCTATGTCAAGAGTTGGGGTGGGTATTCTGAATGTCCACTTCTTTAGTTTTATCAAGAATACATTTAATGTTATATATACCTCTTATAGAAAAATGATTCTAAAAACACAATACAACCTTTACCCACCTCCCCGGCGGGTTTTTAATTATTCTCTTTCTATCTCCTAACTACCACAACTGTATAAAATCCTTTTCCTAAACCTCTCAAAATTCCTATATCCATAAGCATTCCTCTTTAATACCTTTATCTTGTTGTTAAAACCTTCTGTTACACTATTTGTATACGGAACATCAAAAGAATTAACTATCTCTGAAAACCAGAGTTAAGTCTTATATAATTGTGTAAAAAGGTGTTAAGCCATTCCCCTCTGGTTAGAATAGAAATAGAAACAAACCAAAAGATCTAACTGGAGGGATGAGAAATGGC
It contains:
- a CDS encoding VanZ family protein → MKLKEILKNAFIVICSLVLSIFLCYYVLDDIWLHFSIEAFSFIFLRVFVAILLFSLLHLIFNGKLYYFMLDILFTSYIVLVISLSFFRISRSEHYINFNLNEIINYSLSQIIENFILYLPAGFYLSFRIKNKPKITIFIFLVWIIVVELLQFLTKRGVFDILDIIINLLGYLTGILIFNIPQIKNFLITKKDQLN
- the istB gene encoding IS21-like element ISCsa9 family helper ATPase IstB; translated protein: MNDLLLGKLKDLKLSGIIKSFDLRVEEAIKNNFSYQEFFEILINDEVSNRRINSNQKRISKAKFPWHKTLEEYNFNYQPSINKRFIYNLATCEFVRKRENVAFIGPPGTGKTHLAIAIGLKAVALGYRVLFTTANEMLEELYISRADNSYQQKLKNYVNVDLLIIDELGLRKFNQSSVDDFYEIISKRYERGSIIITTNKVFEEWARIFYDPVLATAILDRFVHHCHFVVIKGESYRMKQREGAIKALTYDSKNDSNQLNNDN
- a CDS encoding IS256-like element ISCsa2 family transposase — protein: MEKNEIFETAKNMAIEQVLNMYCSKDDPTRPALKQLLENLLDCFMLSERTVYLAKNENDKGNGFYGRKLATPVGSLEISVPRTRSGNFRPSILPDRYKRVDSSYTDLLMSLVANGYSESSLVQTLKSMNLPYSEDEIEKIKNDLKNELQLFKQRELPESAFALIIDGYHCEIKDNSKVKQATCYVVLGIDLEGKKDIFGIYTFFGKENKADWMRVFDDLITRGLKKVLIVVSDDFPGIIDAVRLAYPLADHQLCFVHLQRNVRKHMAKDDASVFNKELDKLRTSSADFDEAISKFKLLCEQYSSKYPRFIKGICEKAEFYLAHMRYPEDLRKYIYTTNAVESVNSMIEKIRINSGGYFQSVEVLEINIYLQRENLRRGKWKNGVPILKKCSYNILQLYNIRYEMETQNS